taaacatttttgttgttgtttttacttttgacaCCTTCCTTCCCCGTGCACACAAAACTCACACAGACTCACAACTCCAAGGAGCAATTTCGTGCAGAAAACACAACttgcccccaccaccacctccaaaGGCGATCCCTTCGGGGGTTGCAACCAATGTCAAAGATGTGACAGGATTCCCACAAGTTTCTTCCATGCAAGCTAATGTTAAAGAGGTGTTGTTGAATGGTCTACACAAAAACACACGCACAAACGCACACCTTGCTTAGTGACACAAGCTCAGACCTCAGTTTTGCTGGAAAATGGCACCTCAACCGTACCACGTTCAATGTGAATTGGAGTCTCCTGGGGttgaaaaaggagggaaggaggtccAAACCAGGCCAGGTGGCCACCTCCAGATGAACGGAGAAAGGCCACCACGAAGGAGAAACTCAAAGACTGGTGAGATTATGGACTTCTGGCTCCAAACATGGTTGGGTTCAAGAGGAAACCACAACCCACTTCAAGATTGGATCATGGAATTGTCTCCTACTCTGATTCACTTCTGTGACTCAAGGACCTCCTGCCATGGATGGTACAAGATGTTCCTCAGAATCCATTTGGGGTTTTCTGTTGGAAACATCTACCCTAAAGGACAGGATGAAGGCAGATTTGAAAGTCACGTTGCTAACAGTTGACAGTGGAACCAAGTTACTCAAGAGTGTTTGACCTCCTAGATTCCAACTGAACAAGAAGGTGGCCTACAGCCTCAGCAGACCACAGGTTCCTTCCCACGTGGAGTGTTCAAGATTAGTGACCACAAAATACACACACAAGGCTcagaagcacacacaggcagAAGCTTTAGGGTCTCAGCTGCTAAGGTCAGGTCCAAAACGGGGCCAATTAGCATGGTGACGCAAAGCAAGCTGGGTTCTCAAAGACAGCCTGGAACGCGGTCATGCCAACGAGGTTAGGTGCTCGTGCCAATGCAACCAACATGGAGCACGTTCTCACACACCAAGCTGGATGGAGGAGGCACGAAGAAGCTGGCAGGCCATAACCACAAGCACGCACACACACCTTTGTCTCGCCTGTGGAGAAGCGGGCCATCGGCTTTGGGGGGTCTTCTCCTGCCTTGGTCTGGAGCTCCATCCTTCAGGGAAGGGagagacggaggaggaggaggaaggcctcTTGACTTGGTAGGTCTCATGTAGCCTTTCATCGGTGGAGGAGCTTTGGCTCGGCCTGCTTTCTTGGTCTCAGCCAGTGGTCCGCGGTCATCATGATCAGTGACCGCCAGAGAAGTTGATGTTTGTGGTTCTCCAGCTTCCAATCTCATGTTCGGAACATCTTGCAGTTCTCCAAGTTGTCCTTTCTCCTCTTTGCTGGTTGGTTGGAGGAGAGGTTCTATCTTGGCCAGGTTCTTGTCGTCTGGTGCCAGATGATCGGAAGAGAGCCCACTTCCTCCCACTTCCTCCAGAAGGCCATCCTCCAGGACCTTATCTGTCCTTGTCTTGCTTCCTAAGCTGTCTAGACACTCAGAAGGCCTCACTTCATCTTCTTGTCTATCTTCTGCTAACACTCCTGGCTCTGAGGTTCCACCACTGAGAAGGACAGTTGTTAGAGTTTGAAGAGTTGACACTTCCTTCCTGGATCCCTTAAGAGTTTCGGTTTCCGTAGGGAGGTCACTGCCTTCAGCCACCAGCCCAGGAGCCATCTTTAGCTTCTCCACCACCATTTCTGGTGAACCAAGTTCTTGTCTTTTGTCTTCAAGGTCTGTTCCTCCCGTTTGCTTTTCCGTTTTGAAGAGATGGTCCGCTGGGGTCcgcttgttcttcttcttttccctgaTGTCGTCGCCGGCTTTCATGACGAGGGAAGCTTCCGCCTCTCGACCTTCAAGCTTGGCCAAGTTCTCCTGCAGGTCCTCCAGAATCTTCTCGTCCCCTGGCTTGGCGTCTTGTAGGAATTTGGGAAGAAAAAACTGCTCCTGGCTTGGCTCGTCGGCCAACTTGCTGAAGTGTTCTAAAAACGGACAGGTGGGACGAGTTTTGGCGACGGCTTCGTCAAGAGGTCCAGCTGGGTCAAAAACATTTGTGAGGTCCTCTTCCCAATGTAATTGACGTCCAGAAGGGAAACTCTTGATGTTCCTGTTTTCATCTACAATCTCAACTTCTCCTACGGAGAAGCTCAATCCACCAACCCCACGAGGTTCTTCACGGTTGACGTCTTCCTTAGTTAGTTGGGCAACTACAGGTTCTTGAGGGACAATCAAGGTCTTCTTACTTTTCTTCTCTCTACTCTTCTTTTCAGGTTTTGCAAGTGGGGTTTGAAGAACTGGAAGATCAGGGATCCCATCTTTTTTCTCACTGGAAGCTGTTGTTGCTTTGGTCTTCGTCTCTCTATCATCTTCTATGACTGTCCCGGTGTCCAACCTCCCCAGTGAATGGATAGATTGTTCCAAAGTAGGCATTTCCTCAACAAAGAGCTTGGCAGGAACCTGGCCTGTAGATTCTGGATGCTTGAGGAGATGTTCTGATGTCTCCTCCTTGATGCCATCAGAGGTGGGGACCTTCTCAATCTTAACTCTTTGGTGGTGTTCACCAGAAGGTTCTGCCTTCATCTCCAAGACCTTAGGAAATTGGAGACTTTGCCAGTCAGTCTCCTGTTTCTTAACTTCTTCCGGGACTTGAGGGAGGACAACATCTGGCTTGGGTGGACCTTTTCCAGCTTCATCTCGGCTAGCTTCCTGCCCCTTAGATAGTGTTTCTTTGGTTTTAGGGACCTCTGCAATTTTGGATTTCTCCTCCAAAGTGGACAGCTGTCcaaccttcttctcctcctttcctcctgtcATTTCCAGCGGTTTTTCAGCAGGGACTTGCACTTGGGCGGCACCTGGAAGGTCTAGCCCTTGATTCTTCTTCTCAGGAGACCCTTCGTTAACTAaatcatttttctttgaagagacaATCCCATCCAATGTCTTCTCCGGTGGTGGTTCTCCTGAGGGACCTTTGTGAGCCGTCTTGCTTTTCCCATCACTGCTTCTCTTCTTGGATTTGTTGGTGGCCCACATGAAGGTGGGATCTCCTCCAGGGGAGCTCGCCAAAGTGGGTCCCTTGTTTTGATTTGGCCCGCACGTTTCCTGGCCTTGGACTGTTAACTCTAGGAGAACCTGGCCTTCTGTCTGTTTTCCAGGGGCCTCCAGGATGAAGGGATATGCTGATGGAGGAAGGTCAACCTTTTGACCAGGTCCAGCTGGAGAACTTTCGATGTTTTCACTTAAGGTGATGGAAGGAGGACTTGGTTGCTTCACACCGTCTGTAGCACTGCCCAACTGCTGGCTGGTAGCTAAGACGGTAATCCCTTCTTTCGGTTCATCTGCTCTCTGTTGGGTTTGGTCAAACATCTCATGATCTTCCACAGTAGAGAAAAATGGTTGTCTAAAGGAGCTCCTCTCCTCCGCTCTTCTGCTCTTCCCCACGCTAGATCTCTTCTTCGGCTTCTCTCTCACTCCTGGAGAAGTGGAAAAattctcttctgggttccgggtTGCCCAACCGATTTCGCCCAGGCCCTCAACGTCTACCGCCGTTGAAGCTTTGCTCAAACCAACGTGTTCCTCCAGCTCTGGCACATGctttgctttcttgctttttccaTCACTGCCCCTCTTCTTGGGTTGGTCGTGTCTCAACTTGAGACTGGTCGGATGTTCTGGAGGGTGAACACCAAGTGGGTCTTCTGTTGGGTTGATGAAAAACACTGGGCCACCACCAAGGGTCTCAGCAGCAAACAAGGGTTGGGCTGGATCTGACTTGGTTTCCACCACGAATGGAGTTTTGTCAGAACTAAAATCAGATTTTTTGCCCAGTGGTCTTTCTTTGGGGATCTCTGAGACATCTCTGCTTTCTTCTGTGTCTTGATGAAGAGAAGAAGTCCCTTCTTGGATTGGCTCGGCCAGTTTTGGTTCAGCTGGAAGAGTCACATCTTCCTTGACCTCCCTGCCCTTCTTTAAGACCTTCTCAAGTTTCTTGGATGCCTCTACCAACTCTTCTTTCCTTTCAAGACTTGGAAACTCTGGAGCAACCTTCTCAAGGGTAACCATGGGGTCTAGAGCCTGGACCTCAATCTTCTGCCCCACGGCAGAGTGGGTCTTCAAAGTTGAGGCATCAATGTTTGAGTTCTTCGGAGTCAGATCCCCCAACTGCACCCTTTTCTCAAAGGGACTTACTTCTTCAGGACCAGGAGGAGAAGTTGGACTTGccttcttcttctgttcaacgtGGTGCTTCCGAAGCTCGTCAGAATGTTCTTTCTTTGGACTTTTGGGCCGCCACGCTGAGCTGTCATCCATGGCCAGTGTGGCTTGGCTCAATTCTCCTGGTTTGGGGTCCAACGAAAGTTTGGAAGGTTCTTCAATCTTCACAGGAGGAAGGTATGGAAGCTGTTGTCCTTCCAGTTGTTGtccttctttcatgagcttctcctttccAAGAACTTCTGGGGAGGCCCACAAAACCTCTTGAGGACTTTCCTGGAGAACCTTTGGATGTTCGTCAGCAGCCGGGGGGCTTCTTAACTTCTTCGAGTTGTCCTCCCACGTTTCCGCTCCCCGTGGCTGCTGCCCTTTCTTCTgctttgctttcttcttcttcttcttcaaggcaGCCGACGCCTCGAGGTCCCATCCCTCTTGCAACAGCTCCCTTGAACCTTCTCCAACTTCGAAAGCCTGGCCAGCTCCCTTCCTCGGAGATCTCTTGCTACGGGGAGAAGTTCCACCAGTGGAGCCAAAGTCGGCCACGAAAAAGGAGTTTCCACCTCTAGGGCTGTGACTCTTCAGGGTTGGAGAACCTGCAAGCTGATCTTCTGGAGCATCTGCCAGAGTCATCTGGACAGGTTTCGCTCTGCCAAACCTGCGGTGGTCACTGGGTTTGTGAGCATGTCTTATTTGGGCGGGAGATCCACCTGGAATACAGGAAGGTCACTGAAGGACAGAACCCACCACGAACCAAGAATCATGTTCCAAATGTTTACACCGCAGGCAACGTCTACTTAGACTGGATcattttgagggggggaggggtttaagCTTCGCTGATCCCTGCCTAGATGACAGGTCAAGGATCAGATTTTCTGAAGAGCTCTCACATCTAtctcaatcatcatcatcttcatttaacgatCCCATAATACCTTTTGGGGGTGGAGTctcggcaactgaatggagctagcagagtatttgaatggccggatgcccttcctgtctccaatgcggagttttgttcagcagatatattctcagtgtggcccaaagagagaaatatctgcctctacctaggatcgaactcacagcctcctgattgtaaggcaagagctccacctctaggccaccgctccATTCGATCCCATCTACCTCAATGAATAAGATAATATAAGGTTGATGTTATATGATTAATGTTGTATGGAATAAAACTGGAATTGAATCTGGATGTTTGGCTTCACATAACACGAAGCCCCCTCCCAGAAGGTAATAAGGAAAACTGGAGAAGATGTGTAGTGTCCCAGACAATCCTGCTGAAGCATCGCTTATATGTCTTGGATAGAAGGAAGCGAACTACCAATAATCTTTTCCACTGCCCTCACCACTCTCTCTACAGCCTTCCTGTCCGAAGCTGTAATGCTTCCCAACCACCCACCATCTCTTTTTaatgaccctataatcccttgcgggatggagtctgggcaactgaaatgGAACTGAGTATTTActgactggatgcccttcctggcaccaatgcagagttatattcagcagatattctCAAcgtacccagagagagaaatatctgcctctacctaggattgaacataGCCTtccgattgtgaggtgagagctccacctctaggccaccacaccactcaatGCTTCCCAaacactgtcctcaccactctctctaCAGTAGGGGTgtaaaacttgatttcattgaaagctgcatcagggctgtgtttgaccttggggggggcaggggcaggcaTGACCAGTTAGATGTCACTCATCGAGGCTCTGTTTTCACTTGCTacagcctcctgcagtcctctccaagtgaaaacggagcccaggcgggctgcatgtggcctccccgagctcagttttcactggcagaggcactgtgggctggtccttcactgtttccatggcggatccacaggccagatctaagcagccctAAGGCCAGATCAGGcctatgggccttgagtttgacacccctgctctacaacctTCCTGTCCGCAGctgtaatgcttccaaaccattgtcctcaccactctctctacagcaggggtgtcaacatCAAGGTCTGCGGGCCAGAACCGGCCTGCAATGTGGTCGGATCGGGCCTGCAGGGCCGTCTTGGTctacaatgcaaagaggaaacttgccagcagtttgggcagTGAGGTcaagctggccacccccacccagtcggccatgccCGCCTGGTCCCCCGAGGTCaatcacagccctgatgcagctctcaatgaaattgagattgacacccctgctctatagaaagtggtaaggagaGGGATGAATAGATCAAACAGAATAAACAGGTATTCTTAAGCATCGCTAACCCCACATTTTAGCTTTCAGTGGCTGCTTGTCCACTCTCCTATTATCTTGGGGATGATGGGCATTGTAATCCAATGGTGGTAGGTTTGAGGAAGGGCTGAACGTCTTCACTTTGTTAAAATGTTTTCCAGATCTGTCCCTTTAATCAGGATTTAAACCTTGAAATCTTCTACTTCAGAAGATCAGCATACTTGCAAGCTAAGATGTCTGAGACACAGCTAGAaatgagatagacagacaggagtagactggacaactgtttgtccaggatggtataaggtctcctgccttgggcaaggggttggacttggatctccgaggtcccttccagccgtaAGATTCTATGACTCTTCCTGCAAGAGTGGAAGTCTCAACTTAAGGGAAGAAATCTTTTTTCTGGACTTCCACACAATCTATTACTCAACCACAGAAGGTCATCGAAGTGTCTCTGAACATCTCAATCCCTTAGTGTTCAGAAGATGTATTTAAGGAGAACGAGGGACAACATACGGAAAGTCCGCTTTCTCGCAAGTGCAGGCCAATGTCGTTAACAGACCTTCCCAAAAGTGTTGATCTTAGTGTCTGGTTTAAATGGTTCTCAGGAACCCACAGAAATAGGAAGATCAAAACAAGGAACTGCGTGGGACACAGGTATCAGGGCAACTAAGGTAAgccatccagttttggtggacAACATTAGCAGAGGCAGGGAGAAAGCAGTGACGGAAGAAGATGTTGTAAGATCTACCTTCCAGAATAGAAGACCTGAGGTTCTTCAGCAACCAAGAGAAAGGCAAGTTGCAAGGGAGAAAAATTGCCggatggagaaggaagagaagatctTCAGAGAAGGTTCAGCTTCTACTTCTCCATAGATACTCACCCCCTTGTTCTGGAGGCAGCTTTCCTGCAGGTGGCTCTACAGGATGGGCAGGTATTTCCTTTTCCTTCGCCTTGACCAACTTGGACTCATCAACAAAGGACCTTGGAGAGTCCAGGTGGGGCTCCTCCCCAAGAACAGGTCCCATCGACTCTGctgaagacaaaaaccaggatcaTCACCACAAACCGAAGAAGTTTCTCCAATGACCAGAAGCATCGTGGTCCCGTGGACAAACTCAGGCTGGTCTTGCCCAAAAAGATGTTCTCCAAAAATGCTGGAAGAACCATCTCCAGAACTTCTGGGCTTCAAAGGATCCTTTCcaagaatttattttttctttttcttaagtttttttttaatttttccatttttaaaatacaaacattccatctttccttaagcAGTGTGTCGTCTGGTTACAACTATCTCTGTGCAACATCCTTCCACATTTGCAACCTCTCTAAGCTTAAAATTACAATACATTAAACAGTTAAACATTACAaaactcttcattttcttcttaatatCCTAATGATAGTACAACAATAACATTGAACATAGTTAATCTCATCATACGTATACCAACAGCTGTcatcttatttatatctctatcttaatatattttctatttttctttaatcTCCTTAATTTCCCaattccttttttattctctaaccattgataaaatacttcccatatcatataatattcagtttgttctctctccttaattgctagtgttaatatcttcatttctgcacattctagtatttccCTAAATCCCCTTCCCATCAGtgggaatctcttcacttttccaatgttgttaaatacaattctagctgtggTTAATATATGAATCATTAACTATGCATTCTCTTTATTATTAGTTTCAGGTAAGATCCCCagaagaaatatttctggttttaacgcAATATGCTGTTTTGTCATCTTTTCCAAACATGTCTTTATTTTTGTCTAATATTATTTTGCTTcttcacatgtccaccacatatgaaagTAAGATCCAGGTAACTGGCGGGACTTCCAATTAgccgatttatctttaaacatctttgccaaccaaggtgccatctataaaacatctcatACGAATTCtccttatatgcagttgacatcgtTAATTTATAATACCTGTCCCACAATTTCTACCAGTTATCTAATTCTATCGTATAACCAAGATCTACCTGTCAGATCAGAAGACCTGAGATTCTTCAGCAACCAAGAGAAAAGCAAGTTGCAATGGAGAAAAATTGCAggatggagaaggaaaagaagatctTCAGAGAAGGTTCAGCTTCTACTTCTCCATAGATACTCACCCCCTTGTTCTGGAGGCAGCTTTCCTGCAGGTGGCTCCACAGGATGGGCAGGTATTTCCTTTTCCTTCGCCTTGACCAACTTGGACTCATCAACAAAGGACCTTGGAGAGTCCACGTGGGGCTCCTCCCCAAGAACAGATCCCATCGACTCTGctgaagacaaaaaccaggatcaTCACCACAAACCGAAGAAGTTTCTCCAATGACCAGAAGCATCGTGGTCCCGTGGACAAACTCAGGCTGGTCTTGCCCAAAAAGATGTTCTCCAAAAATGCTGGAAGAACCATCTCCAGAACTTCTGGGCTTCAAAGGATCCTTTCcaagaatttattttttctttttcttaagtttttttttaatttttccatttttaaaatacaaacattccatctttccttaagcagtgtgtcgtctgggtacaacTATCTCTGTGCAACATCCTTCCACATTTGCAACCTCTCTAAGCTTAAAATTACAATACATTAAACAGTTAAACATTACAaaactcttcattttcttcttaatatCCTAATGATAGTACAACAATAACATTGAACATAGTTAATCTCATCATACGTATACCAACAGCTGTcatcttatttatatctctatcttaatatattttctatttttctttaatcTCCTTAATTTCCCaattccttttttattctctaaccattgataaaatacttcccatatcatataatattcagtttgttctctctccttaattgctagtgttaatatcttcatttctgcacattctagtatttccCTAAATCCCCTTCCCATCAGtgggaatctcttcacttttccaatgttgttaaatacaattctagctgtggTTAATATATGAATCATTAAATATGCATTCTCTTTATTATTAGTTTCAGGTAAGATCCccagcagaaatatttctggttttaacgcAATACGCTGTTTTGTCATCTTTTCCAAACATGTCTTTATTTTTGTCTAATACTATTTCGCTGcttcacatgtccaccacatatgaaagTAAGATCCAGGTAACTGGCGGGACTTCCAATTAgccgatttatctttaaacatctttgccaaccaaggtgccatctataaaacatctcatACGAATTCtccttatatgcagttgacatcgtTAATTTATAATACCTGTCCCACAATTTCTACCAGTTATCTAATTCTATCGTATAACCAAGATCTACCTGTCAGATCAGAAGACCTGAGATTCTTCAGCAACCAAGAGAAAAGCAAGTTGCAATGGAGAAAAATTGCCggatggagaaggaagagaagatctTCAGAGAAGGTTCAGCTTCTACTTCTCCATAGATACTCACCCCCTTGTTCTGGAGGCAGCTTTCCTGCAGGTGGCTCCACAGGGTGGGCAGGTATTTCCTTTTCCTTCGCCTTGACCAGCTTGGATTCATCAACAAAGGACCTTGGAGTGTCCACGTGGGGCTCCTCCCCAAGAACAGGTCCCATCGACTCTGctgaagacaaaaaccaggatcaTCACCACAAACCGAAGAAGTTTCTCCAATGACCAGAAGCATCGTGGTCCCGTGGACAAACTCAGGTTGGTCTTGCCCAAAAAGATGTTCTCCAAAGGTGCTGGAGGAACCATCTCCAGAACTTCTGGGCTTCAAAGGACCCTTTCcaagaatttctttttcttttcttttttattttttttttatttttccatttttaaaatatatacattccatctttccttaagcAGTGTGTAGTCTGGGTACAACTATCTCTGTGCAACA
Above is a window of Ahaetulla prasina isolate Xishuangbanna chromosome 4, ASM2864084v1, whole genome shotgun sequence DNA encoding:
- the LOC131198937 gene encoding titin-like isoform X11 — encoded protein: MADMEQNLSLADALTEPPPQIEEEVKRDFMATLEAEKFDDVIGEKVGKTDYVPLLDDDDDPKAGNQEAKAKPRVESVPRERPTATGPAAVVENGDHGLEGSQKEPSGKIMEEQMSYKEFLDHNDVWPMDDSSHGFESQLRFKPMDVAGPFGTTEFSEPPPLGFTHPTAAGFELLSFLNPAPNQSQAEVHQVPMEKLHPAEDAPCSGELTPPEAEQVMASSVPPAFEGAVPTMEELMGFEPSLDQGLLLQKGPQAGFLETSVSKELKSEDEDIIVLTAGSCPMLEKPEEGSQSLPSPKEKDGFLGQQPMEINLPAQKAEEAQPSLPFPAPEEERPCPDFNTEDLFQPTPTKPGEHLPHLAAESMGPVLGEEPHVDFPRSFVDESTLVKAKEIPAHPVEPPVGKLPPEQGAESMGPVLGEEPHVDTPRSFVDESKLVKAKEKEIPAHPVEPPAGKLPPEQGAESMGSVLGEEPHVDSPRSFVDESKLVKAKEKEIPAHPVEPPAGKLPPEQGAESMGPVLGEEPHLDSPRSFVDESKLVKAKEKEIPAHPVEPPAGKLPPEQGGGSPAQIRHAHKPSDHRRFGRAKPVQMTLADAPEDQLAGSPTLKSHSPRGGNSFFVADFGSTGGTSPRSKRSPRKGAGQAFEVGEGSRELLQEGWDLEASAALKKKKKKAKQKKGQQPRGAETWEDNSKKLRSPPAADEHPKVLQESPQEVLWASPEVLGKEKLMKEGQQLEGQQLPYLPPVKIEEPSKLSLDPKPGELSQATLAMDDSSAWRPKSPKKEHSDELRKHHVEQKKKASPTSPPGPEEVSPFEKRVQLGDLTPKNSNIDASTLKTHSAVGQKIEVQALDPMVTLEKVAPEFPSLERKEELVEASKKLEKVLKKGREVKEDVTLPAEPKLAEPIQEGTSSLHQDTEESRDVSEIPKERPLGKKSDFSSDKTPFVVETKSDPAQPLFAAETLGGGPVFFINPTEDPLGVHPPEHPTSLKLRHDQPKKRGSDGKSKKAKHVPELEEHVGLSKASTAVDVEGLGEIGWATRNPEENFSTSPGVREKPKKRSSVGKSRRAEERSSFRQPFFSTVEDHEMFDQTQQRADEPKEGITVLATSQQLGSATDGVKQPSPPSITLSENIESSPAGPGQKVDLPPSAYPFILEAPGKQTEGQVLLELTVQGQETCGPNQNKGPTLASSPGGDPTFMWATNKSKKRSSDGKSKTAHKGPSGEPPPEKTLDGIVSSKKNDLVNEGSPEKKNQGLDLPGAAQVQVPAEKPLEMTGGKEEKKVGQLSTLEEKSKIAEVPKTKETLSKGQEASRDEAGKGPPKPDVVLPQVPEEVKKQETDWQSLQFPKVLEMKAEPSGEHHQRVKIEKVPTSDGIKEETSEHLLKHPESTGQVPAKLFVEEMPTLEQSIHSLGRLDTGTVIEDDRETKTKATTASSEKKDGIPDLPVLQTPLAKPEKKSREKKSKKTLIVPQEPVVAQLTKEDVNREEPRGVGGLSFSVGEVEIVDENRNIKSFPSGRQLHWEEDLTNVFDPAGPLDEAVAKTRPTCPFLEHFSKLADEPSQEQFFLPKFLQDAKPGDEKILEDLQENLAKLEGREAEASLVMKAGDDIREKKKNKRTPADHLFKTEKQTGGTDLEDKRQELGSPEMVVEKLKMAPGLVAEGSDLPTETETLKGSRKEVSTLQTLTTVLLSGGTSEPGVLAEDRQEDEVRPSECLDSLGSKTRTDKVLEDGLLEEVGGSGLSSDHLAPDDKNLAKIEPLLQPTSKEEKGQLGELQDVPNMRLEAGEPQTSTSLAVTDHDDRGPLAETKKAGRAKAPPPMKGYMRPTKSRGLPPPPPSLPSLKDGAPDQGRRRPPKADGPLLHRRDKEEVKASVEVPSSEDAAALPSKDLPPSPEKKTKPSASVGVKPAAAKAKPGTAGVSPAKRPASATLGPSKKATASPSAAATTTPKRPSTGGARPSNLTSREVKPKATDVKIPEKKVPLSKSPSATSPRPTVKTTSATSKPPVAAGGTLPSPRTTAGLPLKKPSAIKTEIKAADAKKVPAKSSTAEPSRPKSAPASTTSSPAPLGPSAARPKAKPVGSKSPGMAGVTAEAKKPPSAPKALPKTSPVSKPSRPSTSISVPDLKNVRSKIGSTDNIKYQPGGGKAKIEKKSTMATRNSEPNAVSKTTPNKTTVSKEGLAKSPNGKVQILSKKANYSHVQSKCGSKDNIKHVPGGGNVQYLPKSASGNKTQPSTNPKPSRGCTNVQIQNKKIDLSKVSSKCGSKTNIKHKPGGGDVKIENQKLNFKEKAQAKVGSLDNVGHVPTGGTVKTEGGKEAAPENGAPPSGSSAPQENGAGPLAPAQGSGDQREIQCFDTHIQETSL
- the LOC131198937 gene encoding titin-like isoform X8, which produces MADMEQNLSLADALTEPPPQIEEEVKRDFMATLEAEKFDDVIGEKVGKTDYVPLLDDDDDPKAGNQEAKAKPRVESVPRERPTATGPAAVVENGDHGLEGSQKEPSGKIMEEQMSYKEFLDHNDVWPMDDSSHGFESQLRFKPMDVAEVFPTSREDVQSDLLLLPEDMMGFGQYFGALKGSHSPFGTTEFSEPPPLGFTHPTAAGFELLSFLNPAPNQSQAEVHQVPMEKLHPAEDAPCSGELTPPEAEQVMASSVPPAFEGAVPTMEELMGFEPSLDQGLLLQKGPQAGFLETSVSKELKSEDEDIIVLTAGSCPMLEKPEEGSQSLPSPKEKDGFLGQQPMEINLPAQKAEEAQPSLPFPAPEEERPCPDFNTEDLFQPTPTKPGEHLPHLAAESMGPVLGEEPHVDFPRSFVDESTLVKAKEIPAHPVEPPVGKLPPEQGAESMGPVLGEEPHVDTPRSFVDESKLVKAKEKEIPAHPVEPPAGKLPPEQGAESMGSVLGEEPHVDSPRSFVDESKLVKAKEKEIPAHPVEPPAGKLPPEQGAESMGPVLGEEPHLDSPRSFVDESKLVKAKEKEIPAHPVEPPAGKLPPEQGGGSPAQIRHAHKPSDHRRFGRAKPVQMTLADAPEDQLAGSPTLKSHSPRGGNSFFVADFGSTGGTSPRSKRSPRKGAGQAFEVGEGSRELLQEGWDLEASAALKKKKKKAKQKKGQQPRGAETWEDNSKKLRSPPAADEHPKVLQESPQEVLWASPEVLGKEKLMKEGQQLEGQQLPYLPPVKIEEPSKLSLDPKPGELSQATLAMDDSSAWRPKSPKKEHSDELRKHHVEQKKKASPTSPPGPEEVSPFEKRVQLGDLTPKNSNIDASTLKTHSAVGQKIEVQALDPMVTLEKVAPEFPSLERKEELVEASKKLEKVLKKGREVKEDVTLPAEPKLAEPIQEGTSSLHQDTEESRDVSEIPKERPLGKKSDFSSDKTPFVVETKSDPAQPLFAAETLGGGPVFFINPTEDPLGVHPPEHPTSLKLRHDQPKKRGSDGKSKKAKHVPELEEHVGLSKASTAVDVEGLGEIGWATRNPEENFSTSPGVREKPKKRSSVGKSRRAEERSSFRQPFFSTVEDHEMFDQTQQRADEPKEGITVLATSQQLGSATDGVKQPSPPSITLSENIESSPAGPGQKVDLPPSAYPFILEAPGKQTEGQVLLELTVQGQETCGPNQNKGPTLASSPGGDPTFMWATNKSKKRSSDGKSKTAHKGPSGEPPPEKTLDGIVSSKKNDLVNEGSPEKKNQGLDLPGAAQVQVPAEKPLEMTGGKEEKKVGQLSTLEEKSKIAEVPKTKETLSKGQEASRDEAGKGPPKPDVVLPQVPEEVKKQETDWQSLQFPKVLEMKAEPSGEHHQRVKIEKVPTSDGIKEETSEHLLKHPESTGQVPAKLFVEEMPTLEQSIHSLGRLDTGTVIEDDRETKTKATTASSEKKDGIPDLPVLQTPLAKPEKKSREKKSKKTLIVPQEPVVAQLTKEDVNREEPRGVGGLSFSVGEVEIVDENRNIKSFPSGRQLHWEEDLTNVFDPAGPLDEAVAKTRPTCPFLEHFSKLADEPSQEQFFLPKFLQDAKPGDEKILEDLQENLAKLEGREAEASLVMKAGDDIREKKKNKRTPADHLFKTEKQTGGTDLEDKRQELGSPEMVVEKLKMAPGLVAEGSDLPTETETLKGSRKEVSTLQTLTTVLLSGGTSEPGVLAEDRQEDEVRPSECLDSLGSKTRTDKVLEDGLLEEVGGSGLSSDHLAPDDKNLAKIEPLLQPTSKEEKGQLGELQDVPNMRLEAGEPQTSTSLAVTDHDDRGPLAETKKAGRAKAPPPMKGYMRPTKSRGLPPPPPSLPSLKDGAPDQGRRRPPKADGPLLHRRDKEEVKASVEVPSSEDAAALPSKDLPPSPEKKTKPSASVGVKPAAAKAKPGTAGVSPAKRPASATLGPSKKATASPSAAATTTPKRPSTGGARPSNLTSREVKPKATDVKIPEKKVPLSKSPSATSPRPTVKTTSATSKPPVAAGGTLPSPRTTAGLPLKKPSAIKTEIKAADAKKVPAKSSTAEPSRPKSAPASTTSSPAPLGPSAARPKAKPVGSKSPGMAGVTAEAKKPPSAPKALPKTSPVSKPSRPSTSISVPDLKNVRSKIGSTDNIKYQPGGGKAKIEKKSTMATRNSEPNAVSKTTPNKTTVSKEGLAKSPNGKVQILSKKANYSHVQSKCGSKDNIKHVPGGGNVQIQNKKIDLSKVSSKCGSKTNIKHKPGGGDVKIENQKLNFKEKAQAKVGSLDNVGHVPTGGTVKTEGGKEAAPENGAPPSGSSAPQENGAGPLAPAQGSGDQREIQCFDTHIQETSL